The following are encoded in a window of Arthrobacter antioxidans genomic DNA:
- a CDS encoding DUF3105 domain-containing protein, whose product MNKKRSQENQDRQARLAAIQAQQRAGERKRNALIFGGIGAVILAIIIAVTIVIVNQVQDNRERDAQASQPIEGVQEYPDVTFEHVDGPVEYEQAPPVGGDHDPIWTNCGVYTEPLPNENSVHSLEHGAVWIAYNPDIGQAAIDTLTELVGTRSYVLLSPYPGLESPVAASAWGIQLEVDSADDPRLATFLTKYIQGEQTREPGAACSGGITPPGLAS is encoded by the coding sequence TTGAACAAGAAACGGTCTCAGGAGAACCAGGACCGCCAAGCGCGCCTGGCCGCCATCCAAGCCCAGCAGCGGGCCGGTGAACGCAAGCGCAACGCCCTCATCTTCGGCGGGATCGGCGCCGTCATCCTGGCCATCATCATCGCGGTGACCATCGTCATCGTGAACCAGGTGCAGGACAACAGGGAGCGCGACGCCCAGGCCTCCCAGCCCATCGAAGGCGTCCAGGAATACCCCGACGTCACGTTCGAGCACGTGGACGGTCCCGTGGAGTACGAGCAGGCGCCGCCCGTCGGCGGGGACCACGATCCCATCTGGACCAACTGCGGTGTGTACACCGAGCCCCTCCCGAACGAGAACTCCGTGCACTCGCTGGAGCACGGCGCCGTCTGGATCGCGTACAACCCGGACATCGGCCAGGCGGCGATCGACACCCTGACCGAACTCGTGGGTACGCGCTCCTACGTGCTGCTCAGCCCGTACCCCGGCCTGGAGTCGCCTGTGGCCGCCAGCGCCTGGGGCATCCAGCTCGAGGTCGACTCCGCCGACGATCCACGCCTCGCCACCTTCCTCACCAAGTACATCCAGGGTGAGCAGACCCGCGAGCCGGGCGCTGCCTGCTCCGGTGGCATCACGCCGCCGGGCCTCGCCTCCTAG
- a CDS encoding peptide chain release factor 3, with translation MALLTESPVLDADAVRREAGRRRTFAVISHPDAGKSTLTEALALLARAIQDAGVTHGKSSRHATVSDWMGIEQERGISISSAALQLTYRDTILNVVDTPGHADFSEDTYRVLAAVDSAVMLIDAAKGFEPQTVKLLAVCKARNIPIITVINKWDRPGLDALGLIDDVGERTGMTPVPLTWPAGIAGEFQGLIDLRAERAIALTAVEAGAQAATETEVDIDALDPRDAGAWLDAREESGLVESSNGSFDREEFEAARQTPVLFAAAAKNFGVSQLLDILVDVAPSPSPRPSKEDEPRPIDAPMSGFVFKVQAGQDSAHRDHIAYLRICSGTFERGMVITNQRTGKPFATKYAHRVLGRSREVVDTAWPGDVVGLVNATSLRVGDSLFAEEPVQFPDIPRFSPELFAVARAKDPGRYKQFRRGIEQLEHEGVVQVLRSDLRGDQAPVLAAVGALQFEVAAQRLGTEFNAPTSLDNLSYTLAMRVAPESQGVPGTFRGGEILFRSDGEIVAVFGDKWKVGHFRKDFPDVVLEPIGAAVDQ, from the coding sequence GTGGCCCTGCTAACCGAATCCCCCGTCCTCGACGCCGACGCCGTCCGCCGCGAGGCCGGACGCCGACGTACCTTCGCCGTCATCTCCCACCCCGACGCCGGGAAGTCGACCCTCACCGAGGCGCTGGCGCTCCTCGCCCGGGCCATCCAGGACGCCGGTGTCACGCACGGCAAGTCGAGTCGTCACGCCACGGTGTCGGACTGGATGGGCATCGAGCAGGAGCGCGGGATCTCGATCAGCTCCGCGGCCCTCCAGCTGACCTACCGTGACACCATCCTCAACGTCGTCGACACCCCGGGCCACGCGGACTTCTCGGAGGACACCTACCGCGTCCTCGCCGCCGTCGATTCCGCGGTCATGCTGATCGACGCCGCCAAGGGCTTCGAGCCGCAGACCGTCAAGCTGCTCGCCGTGTGCAAGGCGCGGAACATCCCGATCATCACGGTCATCAACAAGTGGGACCGGCCGGGCCTCGACGCCCTCGGCCTGATCGACGACGTCGGGGAGCGCACCGGGATGACCCCGGTCCCGCTCACCTGGCCGGCCGGGATCGCCGGGGAGTTCCAGGGCCTCATCGACCTGCGGGCGGAGCGCGCGATCGCGCTGACGGCCGTGGAGGCCGGCGCCCAGGCCGCCACGGAGACCGAGGTGGACATCGACGCCCTCGACCCGCGCGACGCCGGCGCCTGGCTCGACGCGCGCGAGGAGTCGGGGCTCGTCGAGTCCTCGAACGGTTCCTTCGACCGCGAGGAGTTCGAGGCGGCCCGGCAGACGCCCGTCCTCTTCGCGGCCGCGGCCAAGAACTTCGGCGTCTCCCAGCTCCTCGACATCCTGGTGGACGTGGCTCCCTCCCCCTCGCCGCGTCCCTCGAAGGAGGACGAGCCGCGCCCCATCGACGCGCCGATGTCCGGGTTCGTGTTCAAGGTGCAGGCCGGCCAGGACAGCGCCCACCGCGACCACATCGCGTACCTGCGCATCTGCTCCGGCACGTTCGAGCGCGGCATGGTCATCACCAACCAGCGCACCGGGAAGCCCTTCGCCACCAAGTACGCGCACCGCGTCCTCGGCCGCAGCCGCGAGGTGGTGGACACCGCGTGGCCTGGCGACGTCGTCGGACTCGTGAACGCGACGAGCCTGCGCGTGGGCGACAGCCTGTTCGCCGAGGAGCCCGTGCAGTTCCCCGACATCCCGCGCTTCTCCCCCGAGCTGTTCGCGGTCGCGCGCGCCAAGGACCCGGGACGGTACAAGCAGTTCCGCCGCGGGATCGAGCAGCTCGAGCACGAGGGCGTGGTGCAGGTGCTGCGCTCGGACCTCCGCGGTGACCAGGCGCCCGTGCTCGCCGCCGTCGGGGCCCTGCAGTTCGAGGTCGCCGCCCAGCGGCTCGGCACCGAGTTCAACGCACCCACGTCGCTGGACAACCTCTCCTATACGCTCGCCATGCGCGTGGCCCCGGAGAGCCAGGGCGTCCCCGGGACCTTCCGCGGCGGCGAGATCCTCTTCCGGTCCGACGGCGAGATCGTGGCCGTGTTCGGGGACAAGTGGAAGGTGGGGCACTTCAGGAAGGACTTCCCCGACGTCGTGCTCGAGCCGATCGGCGCAGCCGTCGACCAGTAG
- a CDS encoding metal-sensitive transcriptional regulator: MTTGTNAETTAEHGYTAEKDAYLKRLRRIEGQVRGIARMVEEDKYCIDILTQVAAVNKALHAVSMGLLEEHIAHCVVGAAQDSQVSGNSDAVQEKVQEATAAIGRLLR; encoded by the coding sequence ATGACCACCGGGACGAATGCGGAGACCACCGCGGAGCACGGCTATACGGCCGAGAAGGACGCCTACCTCAAACGGTTGCGGCGCATCGAAGGCCAGGTCCGCGGCATCGCGCGGATGGTCGAGGAGGACAAGTACTGCATCGACATCCTCACGCAGGTCGCGGCCGTCAACAAGGCACTCCACGCCGTCTCGATGGGGTTGCTCGAGGAGCACATCGCGCACTGCGTCGTCGGCGCCGCCCAGGACTCCCAGGTCTCCGGCAACAGCGACGCCGTGCAGGAGAAGGTCCAGGAAGCCACCGCGGCGATCGGCCGCCTCCTGCGCTAG
- a CDS encoding WGxxGxxG family protein yields MIRKTAATAALSLAILTGMAAPSIAAEEPASTTEQSQESDDSGDNGLWGLLGLLGLAGLLKKNKKEHVDHRANGTSGVNDPNRTGH; encoded by the coding sequence ATGATTCGCAAGACCGCAGCTACCGCAGCACTCTCCCTCGCCATCCTGACGGGGATGGCAGCCCCTTCCATCGCCGCCGAAGAGCCGGCCTCCACGACCGAGCAGAGCCAGGAGAGCGACGACAGCGGCGACAACGGACTGTGGGGCCTCCTCGGCCTCCTCGGCCTCGCAGGCCTGCTGAAGAAGAACAAGAAGGAGCACGTCGATCACCGTGCCAACGGCACCTCGGGCGTCAACGACCCGAACCGCACCGGACACTAG
- a CDS encoding DUF305 domain-containing protein, which produces MTLSLSGWQKRVLVILAAIAVVALFALAFTAGRVSAGPSYPDADSADAGFARDMQVHHNQAVEMSMIVRDNVEDETLRAVAYDIALTQQQQAGQMYAWLEEWGLPQSDAQPRMEWMAGSGDHGGMDMGSGTDAGSMLMPDGLMPGMATGAQLDELRAARGEDAERLYLTLMINHHEAGVDMAAAGAELAETEQVRTLSTKIQSGQQAEITLMQTMLDAL; this is translated from the coding sequence ATGACCCTCTCGCTGTCCGGCTGGCAGAAGCGAGTCCTCGTGATCCTCGCCGCGATCGCCGTCGTCGCGCTGTTCGCTCTCGCCTTCACCGCCGGCCGCGTCTCCGCGGGGCCCTCCTACCCCGACGCCGACAGTGCCGATGCCGGGTTCGCCCGTGACATGCAGGTGCATCACAACCAGGCGGTGGAGATGTCCATGATCGTGCGCGACAACGTGGAGGACGAGACCCTTCGTGCCGTCGCCTACGACATCGCACTCACCCAGCAGCAGCAGGCGGGTCAGATGTACGCCTGGCTCGAGGAGTGGGGGCTGCCGCAGAGCGACGCGCAGCCACGCATGGAGTGGATGGCGGGCTCGGGGGACCACGGCGGGATGGACATGGGCTCGGGAACCGATGCCGGGTCCATGCTCATGCCTGACGGGCTCATGCCCGGCATGGCGACCGGAGCCCAGCTCGACGAGCTGCGTGCCGCGCGCGGCGAGGACGCCGAGCGACTGTATCTGACGCTCATGATCAACCACCACGAGGCGGGCGTGGACATGGCCGCGGCCGGCGCCGAGCTCGCGGAGACGGAGCAGGTCCGTACGCTGTCCACGAAGATCCAGTCGGGCCAGCAGGCCGAGATCACCCTCATGCAGACCATGCTCGACGCCCTGTAG
- a CDS encoding heavy-metal-associated domain-containing protein, protein MSTTTINITGMTCGHCVSAVKTELSELPGVEAVDVELVNGGTSTATISSSTPLDAASIDVAVAEAGYTVVPAGS, encoded by the coding sequence ATGAGCACCACCACCATCAACATCACCGGCATGACCTGCGGCCACTGCGTCAGCGCGGTGAAGACCGAACTGTCGGAGCTTCCCGGCGTCGAGGCCGTCGACGTCGAACTCGTGAACGGCGGCACCTCCACCGCCACCATCTCCTCCTCCACACCGCTGGACGCCGCCTCGATCGACGTCGCCGTCGCCGAGGCCGGCTACACCGTGGTGCCCGCCGGTTCCTGA
- a CDS encoding GNAT family N-acetyltransferase, with amino-acid sequence MVIEVRPATAFEDVATMVGPRRVDATACWCLSYRLPAKQNAALTGRDRGDLVQRLCQEDPPPGVLAYDGDDVVGWAAVHPRAGTAFARSRTIPRVGDADVWSVWCIRVRPGHRGKGISHRLLAGAVDFAVSHGAPAVEGYPVDNAGGKVDTTMAYVGTRRLFEAAGFTKAADTASVVSGFPRILMRLELP; translated from the coding sequence ATGGTGATCGAGGTACGCCCGGCGACGGCGTTCGAGGATGTCGCGACGATGGTGGGACCCCGGCGCGTGGACGCGACCGCCTGCTGGTGCCTCAGCTACCGCCTCCCGGCGAAGCAGAACGCCGCGCTGACGGGGCGGGATCGCGGTGATCTCGTGCAGCGCCTGTGCCAGGAGGATCCGCCGCCCGGCGTGCTCGCCTACGACGGCGACGACGTCGTCGGATGGGCTGCCGTCCACCCGCGCGCCGGGACGGCGTTCGCCCGCAGCCGCACGATTCCCCGCGTCGGTGACGCCGACGTGTGGTCGGTGTGGTGCATCCGGGTGAGGCCGGGACACCGCGGCAAGGGCATCTCGCATCGACTGCTCGCCGGCGCGGTGGACTTCGCGGTGAGCCACGGGGCTCCGGCCGTCGAGGGGTACCCGGTGGACAACGCGGGCGGGAAGGTGGACACCACGATGGCCTACGTCGGCACACGCCGGCTCTTCGAGGCAGCAGGATTCACGAAGGCGGCCGACACGGCGTCGGTGGTGAGCGGGTTCCCCCGGATCCTCATGCGGCTCGAGCTGCCCTGA
- a CDS encoding DUF6325 family protein, translating to MAETLDELGPVDWLVVEFPGPDFGRGQIAPFLDDLVNRELVRVLDMAFLRKNADGALETAEISDLDETELGGVRMAEAELAMVLSEQDIMDLAETIEPGHSAAVLVWENQWAAPFGAAVRKAGGQLVASGRIPTQAVIAAFQADEADARSAEGMKEGV from the coding sequence ATGGCTGAGACGTTGGATGAACTAGGGCCGGTGGACTGGCTCGTCGTGGAGTTCCCCGGGCCGGACTTCGGTAGGGGTCAGATCGCCCCGTTCCTGGACGACCTGGTCAACCGTGAACTCGTCAGGGTCCTCGACATGGCGTTCCTGCGGAAGAACGCGGACGGCGCGCTCGAGACGGCGGAGATCTCCGATCTCGACGAGACCGAGCTCGGCGGGGTGCGCATGGCCGAGGCCGAGCTCGCGATGGTGCTCTCCGAGCAGGACATCATGGACCTGGCCGAGACGATCGAGCCCGGACACTCCGCTGCGGTGCTCGTCTGGGAGAACCAGTGGGCCGCCCCGTTCGGTGCGGCCGTCCGCAAGGCCGGCGGCCAGCTCGTGGCCAGCGGCCGGATCCCGACCCAGGCGGTCATCGCCGCCTTCCAGGCCGACGAGGCCGACGCCCGGTCGGCCGAAGGAATGAAGGAAGGAGTCTGA
- a CDS encoding heavy metal translocating P-type ATPase gives MATQQVPAQRAGQEHRVVELSIQGMTCASCVGRVERKLGKLDGVEASVNLPLESAVVRVPATVSDQDLIDTVVATGYGAHVMHPEHPEDGGHDHTPSLLRARLILAAVLSVPVLLISMVPGLQFANWGWVVLALSLPVVTWSAWPFHRAAAINARHLSSTMDTLVSIGVTAAFLFSAGQLLADPALTQHAGMADMDMTEHSLYFEVAAVVVTFLLLGRFLEASAKQRAGDALKSLLSLGAKEARVLRTVDGERTEVTLPADALIPGDSFVVRPGEKIATDGTVTEGHSAVDTALLTGESIPVEVGPGDTVTGATINTSGRLVVRATRVGSDTVLSQMGRLVSQAQSGKARIARLADRISAVFVPVVLVLAVLTFVLWLVLTGDLDAAFTASVTVLVIACPCALGLATPTALLTGTGRGAQLGILIRGPQVLEDTRTVDTIVLDKTGTVTTGTMAVDDVVVLAAVPAPDLLRLAGAVESASEHPIAQAIARHAAAGGRLPEARAFSSAPGGGVRGEVDGVVVTVGRAGWLEGHGIRPTDGQVATFTAAEGAGRTAIWVAIGDDVAGLITLSDTVKDGSAAAIGRLRHLGLRPVLLTGDNRAVALQVAAVVGIDAADVRAGVTPAGKADAIRELQAGGATVAMAGDGVNDAAALAQADLGIAMGSGTDVAIEAADLTVMGNSLEQVAQAIELSRRTLRTIKGNLFWAFFYNAVGIPVAALGLLNPMLAGAAMAASSVLVVANSLRLRRFGR, from the coding sequence ATGGCCACCCAGCAGGTCCCGGCGCAGAGGGCCGGGCAGGAGCACCGCGTCGTCGAACTCTCGATCCAGGGCATGACCTGCGCGTCCTGTGTGGGGCGGGTCGAGCGGAAGCTCGGCAAGCTCGACGGCGTCGAGGCGAGCGTCAACCTGCCGCTGGAGAGCGCCGTCGTCCGGGTGCCGGCCACCGTCAGCGACCAGGACCTGATCGACACCGTGGTGGCCACCGGCTACGGCGCCCACGTGATGCACCCCGAGCACCCGGAGGACGGCGGGCACGACCACACGCCCTCGCTCCTCAGGGCACGCCTGATCCTCGCCGCCGTCCTGTCCGTGCCGGTGCTGCTGATCTCGATGGTGCCCGGCCTCCAGTTCGCGAACTGGGGCTGGGTGGTCCTCGCGTTGTCCCTGCCGGTGGTGACGTGGTCCGCGTGGCCGTTCCACCGTGCGGCGGCCATCAATGCGCGCCACCTGTCCTCCACCATGGACACGCTCGTCTCCATCGGCGTCACTGCCGCGTTCCTGTTCTCGGCCGGGCAGCTCCTCGCCGATCCCGCCCTGACGCAGCACGCGGGCATGGCCGACATGGACATGACGGAACACTCCCTCTACTTCGAGGTGGCGGCCGTCGTCGTCACCTTCCTCCTGCTGGGCCGCTTCCTCGAGGCGTCCGCGAAACAGCGCGCGGGCGACGCCCTGAAATCCCTCCTGAGCCTCGGCGCGAAGGAGGCCCGTGTGCTGCGCACCGTCGACGGCGAGCGCACCGAGGTCACGCTGCCCGCCGATGCCTTGATCCCCGGGGACTCGTTCGTGGTCCGCCCGGGCGAGAAGATCGCGACGGACGGCACGGTCACCGAGGGGCACAGCGCCGTGGACACCGCCCTGCTCACGGGCGAGAGCATCCCCGTCGAGGTGGGCCCCGGCGACACCGTGACGGGCGCCACCATCAACACGTCCGGCCGGCTCGTGGTGCGGGCGACCCGCGTGGGCTCCGATACCGTGCTGTCCCAGATGGGCCGCCTCGTCAGCCAGGCACAGAGCGGGAAGGCGCGCATCGCGCGGCTCGCCGACCGCATCAGCGCGGTGTTCGTCCCCGTGGTCCTCGTGCTCGCGGTCCTCACGTTCGTGCTGTGGCTGGTGCTGACCGGCGACCTCGACGCGGCCTTCACGGCGTCCGTGACCGTGCTGGTGATCGCCTGCCCGTGCGCCCTCGGCCTCGCCACGCCCACCGCACTCCTGACCGGCACCGGCCGCGGTGCCCAGCTGGGCATCCTCATCCGCGGCCCCCAGGTCCTCGAGGACACCCGCACCGTGGACACCATCGTGCTGGACAAGACCGGCACCGTCACCACGGGCACCATGGCCGTGGACGACGTCGTCGTGCTCGCCGCTGTTCCGGCACCGGACCTGCTGCGCCTCGCCGGAGCCGTGGAGTCCGCGAGCGAGCACCCCATCGCGCAGGCCATCGCGCGCCACGCCGCCGCCGGCGGCCGGCTGCCCGAGGCGCGGGCCTTCTCCAGCGCACCCGGGGGCGGCGTGCGCGGGGAGGTCGACGGCGTCGTCGTCACCGTGGGGCGGGCCGGCTGGCTGGAGGGCCACGGGATACGGCCGACCGACGGACAGGTGGCCACGTTCACGGCCGCGGAGGGCGCCGGGCGGACGGCCATCTGGGTGGCGATCGGTGACGACGTCGCGGGCCTCATCACGCTCTCCGACACCGTCAAGGACGGCTCGGCGGCCGCGATCGGGCGGCTGAGGCACCTCGGGCTGCGGCCCGTCCTGCTCACCGGCGACAACCGGGCCGTCGCCCTGCAGGTGGCCGCCGTCGTCGGGATCGACGCCGCCGACGTGCGCGCCGGGGTCACGCCCGCGGGCAAGGCGGACGCCATCCGGGAACTGCAGGCCGGCGGGGCGACCGTCGCCATGGCGGGCGACGGCGTCAACGACGCCGCAGCGCTCGCGCAGGCGGACCTCGGCATCGCCATGGGCTCGGGCACGGACGTCGCGATCGAGGCGGCGGACCTCACGGTGATGGGGAACAGCCTGGAGCAGGTGGCACAGGCCATCGAGCTGTCCCGCCGCACGCTCCGCACCATCAAGGGGAACCTGTTCTGGGCGTTCTTCTACAACGCCGTCGGCATCCCCGTCGCCGCGCTCGGCCTGCTCAACCCGATGCTGGCGGGGGCGGCGATGGCCGCGAGTTCCGTGCTCGTCGTCGCAAACTCGCTGCGGCTGCGGCGCTTCGGGCGGTAG
- a CDS encoding class II glutamine amidotransferase yields the protein MCRWLAYSGSPVRLDDLLYRPVNSLVMQSKHSRMGVETTNGDGFGVGWYGTGPTPGVYHSTEPAWHDRNLRELAGHASAGHVFAHIRATTGTAVQQTNCHPFRHGRWLWMHNGVLADFSKVKRDLALAVEPSLYPEIEGSTDSELFFYLALTFGLERDPRAAVAEAVGLIEDTGRRHGIDYPIQMTVATTDGDTTWAFRYSSEGNSRSLFHSNDIATLRAQYPDNPLLHELSDNARLVVSEPLGDLKGAWREVPDATCVVVHEGEQELYPFAPELPVAAAV from the coding sequence ATGTGTCGTTGGCTAGCGTACTCAGGTTCCCCCGTGCGATTGGACGACCTCCTCTACAGGCCCGTCAACTCACTCGTCATGCAGAGCAAGCACTCCCGTATGGGCGTCGAGACCACCAACGGGGACGGGTTCGGCGTCGGCTGGTACGGGACCGGGCCGACTCCCGGGGTCTACCACAGCACGGAGCCTGCCTGGCACGACCGCAACCTGCGTGAGCTCGCAGGGCATGCCTCGGCGGGCCACGTCTTCGCCCATATCCGTGCCACGACCGGCACGGCCGTCCAGCAGACGAACTGCCATCCGTTCCGCCACGGCCGGTGGCTCTGGATGCACAACGGGGTCCTCGCGGATTTCTCGAAGGTGAAGCGCGATCTGGCCCTGGCGGTCGAGCCCAGCCTCTATCCCGAGATCGAAGGGTCCACGGATTCGGAGCTGTTCTTCTACCTCGCCCTCACCTTCGGGCTGGAACGGGATCCACGCGCGGCGGTCGCCGAGGCGGTGGGACTGATCGAGGACACCGGACGGCGCCACGGCATCGACTACCCCATCCAGATGACGGTCGCCACCACCGACGGCGACACCACCTGGGCCTTCCGCTATTCCAGCGAGGGTAACTCGCGATCGCTGTTCCACAGCAACGACATCGCGACCCTCCGTGCCCAGTACCCGGACAACCCGTTGCTCCACGAACTCTCGGACAACGCGCGGTTGGTGGTGTCCGAACCGCTGGGGGATCTCAAAGGAGCATGGCGGGAAGTGCCGGATGCCACCTGCGTCGTCGTGCACGAGGGCGAGCAGGAGCTGTACCCGTTCGCTCCCGAGCTTCCGGTCGCTGCGGCTGTCTGA
- a CDS encoding TPM domain-containing protein — protein MTRHHSGVVTVGASLMLIALSGCGGGGPASVPEPPVTGNVLDSADVLTAAEEQELNALIDGGNSRTGAARVAVLTVEDASGSIEDYARSVATAWGVGDAGADNGVLILADTGARELRIETADGARGTFSDDDAAQVIEDVLEPAFADEEYATGLTEAVGQIYDYARGQGPVKEPFDWVLFGWVAGGIAVLLGGLVWLFAADSRRRRRVADEELRAAEDADPELRLTEQQRAAYRKYRYSHRGDDAVGNPALWLPLYIANPALYSGGTGGNTSGSSFNGGGGFSGGGASGSY, from the coding sequence ATGACGAGACATCATTCAGGGGTCGTCACGGTGGGTGCGTCCCTGATGCTGATCGCACTCTCGGGCTGCGGCGGGGGCGGGCCCGCTTCCGTGCCGGAACCGCCGGTGACGGGCAACGTCCTCGATTCCGCCGACGTCCTGACAGCCGCCGAAGAGCAGGAGCTGAACGCGCTCATCGACGGGGGGAACAGCCGGACCGGTGCCGCGCGCGTGGCCGTCCTGACGGTGGAGGACGCGAGCGGGTCCATCGAGGACTACGCCCGCTCCGTCGCGACCGCCTGGGGCGTGGGTGACGCCGGCGCCGACAACGGCGTGCTGATCCTTGCGGACACCGGGGCGCGCGAGCTGCGCATCGAGACCGCCGACGGCGCACGCGGGACGTTCTCCGACGACGACGCCGCGCAGGTCATCGAGGACGTCCTCGAGCCGGCATTCGCCGACGAGGAGTACGCGACCGGGCTGACCGAGGCCGTCGGGCAGATCTACGACTACGCACGAGGTCAGGGTCCGGTCAAGGAGCCGTTCGACTGGGTGCTCTTCGGGTGGGTCGCGGGCGGCATCGCCGTCCTCCTGGGCGGACTCGTGTGGCTGTTCGCCGCGGACTCCCGCCGCCGTCGTCGCGTGGCCGACGAGGAGTTGCGGGCGGCCGAGGACGCCGACCCTGAGCTGCGCCTGACCGAGCAGCAGCGAGCGGCGTACCGGAAGTACCGGTACAGCCACCGGGGCGACGACGCCGTGGGCAACCCGGCACTCTGGCTCCCCCTCTACATCGCCAACCCCGCGCTCTACTCCGGGGGCACGGGGGGCAACACCTCGGGGTCCTCCTTCAACGGAGGCGGCGGCTTCAGCGGCGGCGGGGCGTCGGGCAGCTACTGA
- a CDS encoding ANTAR domain-containing protein, whose product MTDEQILGELSLPGMLQDLVLDSSDINEFLDGLARLAADTLSTPDRDVMAGVTLLRRRSIGTVASSSEQAKLMDEVQYAFDDGPCIRAARDGQVYHVDDFLEEKRFGAYTAAIVEHGMRSAVGVPIPLDGLAAAGLNLYSPQPHAFDDESIAEAVQLATEASKFLRLAVRVAHLTDTGEHLRAAMNSRTTIDVAAGIIMGQNRCSHDAAITILKAASSGRNMKLADVAAAVVTSIGQQLPETHFVS is encoded by the coding sequence GTGACCGACGAGCAGATCCTCGGAGAACTGTCCCTGCCAGGGATGCTGCAGGACCTGGTTTTGGACAGCTCGGACATCAACGAGTTCCTCGACGGACTCGCCAGGCTCGCCGCGGACACCCTCTCGACCCCGGACCGGGACGTGATGGCCGGTGTCACCCTCCTGCGGCGCCGGTCCATCGGGACGGTGGCCAGCAGCAGCGAGCAGGCGAAGCTCATGGACGAGGTCCAGTACGCGTTCGACGACGGACCGTGCATCCGGGCCGCCCGGGACGGGCAGGTCTACCACGTGGACGATTTCCTCGAGGAGAAGCGCTTCGGCGCCTACACGGCGGCCATCGTGGAGCACGGGATGCGCTCCGCCGTCGGCGTGCCGATCCCGCTCGACGGCCTCGCGGCCGCCGGGCTGAACCTGTACTCGCCGCAGCCCCACGCGTTCGACGACGAGTCCATCGCCGAAGCCGTGCAACTCGCCACCGAGGCCTCGAAGTTCCTCCGCCTGGCGGTCCGGGTGGCCCACCTCACCGACACGGGCGAGCACCTGCGGGCCGCGATGAACTCGCGGACCACGATCGACGTGGCGGCGGGCATCATCATGGGCCAGAACCGGTGCAGCCATGACGCGGCCATCACCATCCTCAAGGCCGCGTCCAGCGGACGGAACATGAAGCTGGCGGACGTCGCCGCCGCCGTGGTCACCTCGATCGGACAGCAGCTGCCCGAGACGCACTTCGTCTCCTGA